Sequence from the Helianthus annuus cultivar XRQ/B chromosome 13, HanXRQr2.0-SUNRISE, whole genome shotgun sequence genome:
gatagttaattttttttatttctaagaACAAAAACATATTTCAAGTTTTGAAGAAAAAAGAAATTATACCTTGAATGTCTCCATTACCATTTGGATTCAAAAAGTCTGTATCTGCTGCTAGGTAGGGTGACCTAGAATAGTTGTCCAATATATCTGAAGCAAAATGTATACGAATcagtaatgggtcaaaacagatAATTTTGAGGACGGTTCAATTGCCAATTCTTTTCTATTTTTTTGGGAGTAAAATGCCatattcgtccctgaggtttggctagttttgcaaATTCCATCCACAGGTTTGTTTTTTCGcgtctggatccaaaaggtttgaaatcttgccattttcatctggctcgtcaACTCCATCCAATTTcaccgttaagtcaggggtactTCTGTAtgtttttgttaacttaaagggcaattcggtctttttacataaagtgaaaaagaccgaatttacctttaaattaacaaaaaaggcggaaatacccctgacttaacgaagaaaatggatggagttaacgagccagatgaaaatggcaagttTTGAAACCTTTTgtatccagatgcggaaaaacaaacctttggacgaaagtcgcgaaactagccaaacctcagggacgcatatggcattttactctttttttataCATAATGAAACCGATTAGGATAATAGTAACAATCATAACCATAAACTTTGTGCCACTTTCCCTCTAACCATATATCTAAAACTAATTGTACTATTTTTTAAGAGTAAATTGCAGAAAACATCCTTTACGTTTGCAAAAAATAGCAGGTTccgtcctttatctttaaaactTGCCGAATACATTCTTTAcgtgtatttttttttgttaccGAGTTAGTCCTTTATCACTAATTTGTTTGTTTTAACAGTTAAATCCCCTCACATGCCAAACATGTGAGGGTATATTTGTCAAATCCTCTTCAATTCCTTTAAAACCAACAACAGTATTCAACCCACGGAAATAATAACAAAGCGAATACCATAAGATTGTGGTTTGAATGCTGATGTTGGTTTTATAATAATTGGAGAGAAATTGTCAAATACACCCTCACACGTTTGGCATGTGAGGGGATTTAACTGTTAAAACAAACTcagttagtgctaaaggactaACTCGGTAACAAATATAAACGTAGCGGATGTAATCGGCaagttttaaacataaaggacagaaCCTGCCATTTTTGGTAAACATAAAGAATGTTTTCCGCATGACCACATTTTACTCTTTTCTAATACCAACCAATCTGACCGGACCCATTTTAACCCATTACCCGACTCGTCCATTTTCCTACCTCTAGTAACAAAGAGTAAAtttttatgtacagatatcactGAGAGAGAACCTGAACTGATGTTGAAATCAGCCGTTAAATCCGACAGGCTAAAGTTTCTAGGGATCTGGCCCAAAAACCCAAACGACGGTGCATCAGGATCCACAATCGGTTCATTCACAGTCTTCGCGTTCGATTCTTCGCCAATAAATGAAGCAACAGGCACCTCTGGCATAACTGGATGCCTTTCTAGAACATTATTAGCAGGATTGAACATAAACGCGGGTTCTTCTGCATAACAGGATTCTGATTTGATAATCCCTTCACCGTTCATTCCGTGTATCATTCCCATATTTGAATTCTGATTCATTAGTACGTTTGGTGACACGTCATCTCTTCTGGGCAAAGTAGACATACTGACACCTGATTGCATAGATGGGTGGAGTGATGACGCACCGTTAGTGAGTCCACCTGGCAATTTGGCTGCTGCTGATTGGTGCATGTTTTCAAGCTTCATAGATTGTGTGTTATCTGATGTATGGTATGAAGAGTTTTGGTGCACTGTTATATAAAGAAAATTATGAGTAATGGAATTAGAAACTTATGAAATTGACCCGCTGCGTGTTGCGGTGACGTCGAAACTTATAGTAACTCGAACTTATACCAtgttatatttgacctgactcattACTGagaaaatttacgtcaaaacgtaaaccaactgAAAACGCACATGAACATAAGCAAAGAAACGtattattatatttgacctaacttGTTACTGagaaaatttacgtcgaaacgtaaaccaacttggaTTTATAACGAAACGTACTTAAAAAATAAGCACGCATAAAAATAGTGTTTTTATGTTAAAGAATTGTACCACGCGTTGCGGTGTAGTCGAAATGgaaagtaactcgaatttataccaccTAGTGGAACCATATTATATTTGACGGACCTGACTCGTTTCTGAACAAAACGTAGACCAAcaaaaaacgtacataaaaaaaGCACGAAACGTATTTAGAAAAATAGCTTGAAAGGAACCTAGAGTGAATTTTTAATGTTTAAAACACCCTTAaattgttttattaaaaatacaaattattattaaaataatacTATACTTGTTATCATATTTGACATACTAATTGTtcagaataaaaaaaaaacaactttaaaGACAAGTATTTCTGGCCaaaccgacccgacccgtttaCGACCCATACCAAAACCTCACACGTTTTGATCCAAACCtaacccacccattttgccacaaAAACGATTAACAGTGATGGTCTCTTACTTAAAGAAACATGAGATCCATTATTGATAGGAACTGAAGTTGCTGACGTGGCAGGGGATATCTGACTCATCAGCTCGGCTTGTGTCTGAAGCAATTTATTGAATTTCAATATTTGGTCCTTCAAAATTAATCTCAAGTGATAAGCCTTGAAAAAATCTTGATTTTCTTCTTCAAGCTTCTGCCAAACTGAAAGATAATACCCGTGTTAcatgataaaaatataaaatcaaCAGCTTATAAAGAAGTCACGTGGTCTTTCATGTGTTAATTATTAACTGATAAAGACATTAACTAATGacatagagtaaaatgccattttcgtctcgtccaaaggtttgtttttccacatctggatccaaaaggtttgaaatcttgccattttcatccggctcgttaactccatccatttttctccgctAAGTCAGAGGTATTTCCATCTTCTTTGCTAACTAAAGGGGCAATTCGGCCTTTTTCAGGGGTatttggtctttttacataaagtgaaaaggaccgaattgccctttaagcaaaaaagacggaaatacctctgacttaacagggaaaaatggatggagttaacaagccggatgaaaatggcaatatttcagaccttttggatccagatgctgaaaaacaaacctttggacgaaagttgcaaaactggccaaccctcagggacaaaaatggcattttactcaatgACTTATAAAATCACAAATGTTCCTTCTGAACGGAAGCACGGAAGGCAAAAACATGTACAAATTTTGTGTGCATCTTACCAAGTTCAGTAAAACTCGGTTCTATTTTTGCTTGATGTAGTAGAGTACTAACAACTTCTTTTTGAGTCATGTATAGCTGAAGACACCTTTCTATAAGATTTTGTACCTGAATAAGAACATAACAAATAACTGAATTCAATTAGATAATAACAAAGTAACTTGTATTAGTAACACGTGCTACACAGAAACAGAGGATTGGAGTATAAAGAATCCAAAACTAGTAAGAGAGTAAAGTACatgaatggtccctgtggtttaccagaattttggatttggtctctAGCTTTTAAAAAGTATACGGATGgtcctgtggtttgcactttgcaACACACttagtccccagccaacaaatctaaaggttttagcatgtccaagttagggactaaatgcgttacaaagtgcaaaccacatggaccatc
This genomic interval carries:
- the LOC110897751 gene encoding uncharacterized protein LOC110897751 codes for the protein MSNGEVKKVSPQDLQLVQNLIERCLQLYMTQKEVVSTLLHQAKIEPSFTELVWQKLEEENQDFFKAYHLRLILKDQILKFNKLLQTQAELMSQISPATSATSVPINNGSHVSLMHQNSSYHTSDNTQSMKLENMHQSAAAKLPGGLTNGASSLHPSMQSGVSMSTLPRRDDVSPNVLMNQNSNMGMIHGMNGEGIIKSESCYAEEPAFMFNPANNVLERHPVMPEVPVASFIGEESNAKTVNEPIVDPDAPSFGFLGQIPRNFSLSDLTADFNISSDILDNYSRSPYLAADTDFLNPNGNGDIQGRHSAHVDRTFGK